A DNA window from Sulfitobacter noctilucicola contains the following coding sequences:
- a CDS encoding VOC family protein, with amino-acid sequence MTGTLEHANFTVTDPVATASWMTRLFGWNIRWQGAAMAGGFTVHIGSKDSYIALYTPGPDVDTSRPGYQTVGCLNHIGVVVPDLDATEAAVKAEGFETGNHADYEPGRRFYFHDADGLEYEVVQYG; translated from the coding sequence ATGACCGGAACACTCGAACATGCGAACTTCACCGTCACAGATCCTGTCGCCACTGCCTCATGGATGACCCGCCTTTTCGGTTGGAACATCCGCTGGCAGGGCGCGGCGATGGCGGGCGGTTTTACGGTCCATATCGGTTCCAAAGACAGCTACATCGCACTCTATACGCCGGGGCCGGACGTGGACACATCGCGGCCGGGCTATCAGACGGTTGGCTGTCTTAACCACATTGGGGTCGTCGTTCCGGATCTTGATGCGACAGAAGCAGCGGTCAAAGCCGAAGGGTTCGAGACCGGTAATCATGCGGATTACGAGCCCGGACGCCGTTTCTACTTCCACGATGCGGACGGGCTTGAATACGAGGTCGTCCAATACGGCTGA
- the greA gene encoding transcription elongation factor GreA, with protein MEKIPMTRGGHTALETELKQLKTEERPAIIKAIAEAREHGDLSENAEYHSAKEKQSFIEGRIKELEGAISLADVIDPAKLSGAIKFGAKVTLVDEDTDEEKTYQIVGEYEAKIEAGLLNIKSPIARALIGKEEGDSVEVRTPGGVKSYEVLKIVYA; from the coding sequence ATGGAAAAGATCCCGATGACCCGCGGCGGTCACACCGCTTTGGAAACCGAGCTCAAGCAGCTCAAGACCGAAGAGCGGCCCGCCATTATCAAGGCAATTGCCGAAGCGCGCGAGCATGGCGATCTGTCCGAAAACGCCGAGTACCACTCCGCCAAAGAAAAGCAGTCCTTTATCGAAGGCCGCATCAAGGAACTGGAGGGCGCAATTTCGCTCGCTGATGTGATTGATCCCGCGAAATTGTCCGGTGCAATCAAGTTCGGGGCGAAAGTGACGCTCGTGGACGAAGATACAGACGAAGAGAAAACCTATCAGATCGTCGGTGAATACGAGGCCAAGATCGAAGCGGGTCTGCTCAACATCAAATCCCCCATCGCCCGCGCCCTGATCGGCAAGGAAGAAGGCGACAGCGTTGAAGTACGCACACCGGGGGGCGTCAAATCCTACGAGGTTCTCAAGATCGTCTATGCCTGA
- the glp gene encoding gephyrin-like molybdotransferase Glp, producing the protein MVDWSSGNDTGPTPRKDAIWAGINRGGTAEDPVYLRNRQEAERWLPDLFEAEHSAGRRVLAGFDFPFGYPKGFAKALTGSADPLGLWDWFEKFVEDTPRQNNRFDLAGQINLDIGDGKGPFWFNGLQRDINGLSRTKDSYANPFPEKRQSEAQAKGAFTCWQMGGAGAVGGQVFTGLPVLARLRKRFEATVWPFEPLDGDLCFVEIWPSLTVGPNPEEVIKDAWQVSEVARQIAALKVEELAEILAVDAAEEGWIFGLGHEARIKGVPPLRNDCFALPPGVHWTPVDEALGMLQERLSPVTTTCRAALKDALGRVAAEDVAARRSNPPLPNTAVDGYGFAGGRPAGQHTLPLAQGRAAAGDAPAVLPEGQAIRVLTGAALPAGVDTVILQEDVIVEAGTVRFSGPVKAGANTRKAGEDITEGEVIVSQGRIIRAADLALMAATGVSEVTVRAPLRVGILSTGDELVEAGEVAADGQIFDANRPMLLGLMEQLGHEAVDLGRAPDNRDALRGILNKASARVDVILTSGGASAGDEDHVSALLSEAGAMDLWRIAVKPGRPLALGMWAGTPVFGLPGNPVAAMVCTLIFARPALAVLAGAPWQKPQGFDVPAAFSKSKKAGRREYLRARIRDGRAEVFASEGSGRISGLSWAEGLVELPEPAMQITDGDRVRFIPYGSFGIKA; encoded by the coding sequence ATGGTCGATTGGTCTAGCGGAAACGATACAGGCCCCACACCTCGAAAAGATGCCATTTGGGCGGGTATAAACCGAGGCGGCACAGCCGAGGACCCGGTCTATTTGCGTAACCGTCAGGAAGCGGAGCGCTGGCTGCCTGATCTGTTTGAAGCGGAGCATAGTGCCGGCCGGCGAGTGCTGGCGGGCTTTGATTTTCCATTCGGGTATCCAAAGGGGTTCGCCAAGGCATTGACCGGATCGGCGGACCCTCTGGGTTTGTGGGACTGGTTCGAGAAGTTCGTGGAAGATACCCCGCGGCAGAACAACCGATTTGATCTGGCCGGACAGATCAATCTGGATATCGGAGATGGGAAGGGACCCTTTTGGTTCAACGGCTTACAGCGCGATATTAATGGATTGTCCCGCACCAAAGACAGCTATGCGAACCCTTTCCCGGAGAAGCGCCAAAGCGAAGCGCAAGCCAAGGGGGCCTTTACTTGCTGGCAAATGGGCGGCGCGGGCGCGGTCGGTGGACAGGTGTTTACTGGGCTGCCGGTTCTGGCGCGGCTGCGCAAACGCTTCGAGGCTACTGTTTGGCCATTTGAACCGCTGGACGGTGATCTTTGTTTCGTCGAAATCTGGCCGTCTCTGACAGTTGGTCCAAATCCTGAAGAAGTGATTAAGGACGCGTGGCAGGTATCTGAAGTTGCTAGACAAATTGCAGCTCTTAAAGTGGAAGAACTTGCTGAAATTCTTGCCGTCGATGCGGCTGAAGAAGGTTGGATTTTCGGATTGGGTCACGAGGCGCGGATCAAGGGTGTGCCACCTTTGCGCAACGATTGTTTTGCCTTGCCGCCAGGTGTGCACTGGACACCAGTCGATGAGGCGCTGGGCATGCTGCAAGAACGGCTGAGCCCAGTCACAACCACCTGTCGCGCAGCACTGAAGGACGCGCTCGGGCGTGTCGCGGCCGAGGATGTTGCCGCGCGCCGTTCCAATCCGCCACTGCCAAATACGGCGGTGGATGGCTACGGATTTGCAGGCGGCCGCCCAGCAGGTCAGCATACCTTGCCCTTGGCGCAGGGGCGTGCGGCAGCGGGTGACGCGCCTGCTGTGCTCCCTGAGGGTCAAGCGATCCGTGTGCTGACGGGTGCTGCTTTGCCTGCGGGCGTCGACACGGTGATCCTGCAAGAGGATGTGATCGTCGAAGCGGGTACTGTCCGTTTTTCCGGCCCTGTCAAAGCTGGAGCGAACACGCGAAAGGCTGGCGAAGACATCACCGAGGGGGAGGTGATCGTGAGCCAAGGCCGCATCATCAGAGCCGCTGATTTGGCGCTGATGGCGGCGACCGGTGTCTCGGAAGTGACCGTGCGTGCGCCGCTTCGTGTCGGTATTTTATCGACGGGCGACGAACTGGTTGAGGCGGGCGAGGTGGCCGCCGATGGTCAGATATTTGATGCAAACCGGCCGATGCTTTTGGGGCTGATGGAACAGCTGGGTCACGAGGCTGTTGATCTGGGCCGTGCGCCGGATAACCGGGACGCACTGCGCGGTATATTGAACAAAGCGTCCGCGCGGGTAGATGTGATCCTGACCAGCGGTGGCGCGTCTGCGGGGGACGAAGATCACGTGTCTGCGCTGCTGAGCGAGGCAGGCGCGATGGATCTGTGGCGCATCGCGGTAAAACCCGGTCGGCCACTGGCCTTGGGAATGTGGGCGGGCACGCCCGTCTTTGGGCTGCCCGGCAATCCGGTGGCGGCGATGGTTTGTACCTTGATCTTTGCCCGTCCTGCGCTTGCCGTGCTGGCCGGTGCGCCTTGGCAGAAGCCGCAGGGTTTCGATGTGCCAGCGGCATTCTCGAAGAGCAAGAAGGCGGGCCGCCGTGAATATCTGCGTGCGCGGATCAGGGACGGGCGTGCAGAGGTTTTTGCGTCAGAAGGATCAGGGCGTATCAGCGGGCTGTCGTGGGCCGAAGGTCTGGTGGAGTTGCCCGAACCCGCGATGCAGATCACCGACGGGGATAGGGTGCGTTTCATCCCTTATGGCAGCTTTGGGATCAAAGCCTAA
- the mobB gene encoding molybdopterin-guanine dinucleotide biosynthesis protein B translates to MRIYGVVGWKNAGKTGLMERLVTEITSRGFSVSTVKHAHHTFDVDHEGKDSHRHRVAGASEVLLASRNRFALMHELRETEEPSLTELLTKLSPVDLVLIEGYKRDAHSKIEAHRAETGNELIAPDDPTIRAVASDVRLTIDRPVFDLNNTAQIADFILSEVGL, encoded by the coding sequence ATGAGGATTTACGGTGTCGTTGGCTGGAAGAATGCGGGGAAAACCGGATTGATGGAACGTCTGGTGACCGAGATCACCAGTCGCGGTTTTTCCGTCTCGACAGTCAAGCATGCGCACCACACATTTGACGTGGACCACGAAGGTAAGGACAGTCACCGCCACCGTGTGGCCGGAGCTTCCGAAGTGCTGCTTGCGTCACGTAATCGGTTTGCGCTGATGCACGAACTGCGGGAAACAGAGGAGCCTTCGCTTACTGAGCTTTTGACCAAGCTCTCTCCGGTAGATCTGGTGTTGATCGAGGGATACAAACGCGATGCGCACTCAAAGATCGAAGCGCATCGAGCGGAAACTGGTAATGAACTGATTGCACCGGATGACCCGACCATCCGCGCGGTCGCAAGCGATGTGCGACTGACGATTGACCGTCCGGTTTTCGACTTGAACAACACCGCACAAATCGCTGATTTCATTCTGTCCGAGGTGGGGTTGTGA
- the mobA gene encoding molybdenum cofactor guanylyltransferase MobA — protein MEQPLGVILAGGQATRMGGGDKGLLTLGGQPLLRHVIDRLEPQTAQVAVNANGDPARFAAYELPVLPDSIEGFVGPLAGVLAGLDWAAEQGAQTIVTAAADTPFFPCDLVPQLLLASEGMIHPLVLAATTDTRRGTARHPTFGLWPVALRDDLRAALNGGLRKVVLWTEQHGGREAVFPDEHAFFNVNTPDDLTQAEAML, from the coding sequence ATGGAACAACCGCTGGGCGTCATATTGGCAGGCGGACAGGCCACCCGCATGGGCGGTGGCGATAAGGGTCTGCTGACCCTTGGCGGGCAACCTTTGCTCCGTCATGTGATCGACCGGTTGGAGCCGCAGACCGCTCAGGTCGCAGTAAACGCCAATGGCGATCCCGCGCGTTTTGCTGCTTATGAATTGCCGGTGCTGCCGGATAGTATCGAAGGTTTTGTCGGCCCATTAGCCGGAGTGCTGGCCGGTCTGGACTGGGCAGCAGAGCAGGGGGCGCAAACTATCGTAACGGCGGCGGCGGACACACCTTTCTTTCCGTGCGATCTGGTTCCGCAGTTGTTACTTGCGAGCGAAGGAATGATCCATCCGCTCGTGCTTGCGGCGACCACTGACACGCGCCGCGGGACTGCACGACATCCGACTTTTGGACTGTGGCCTGTTGCCCTGCGCGACGATCTGCGTGCCGCACTGAACGGCGGGTTGCGCAAGGTGGTCTTATGGACAGAACAGCATGGCGGTCGCGAGGCTGTCTTTCCTGACGAGCATGCGTTCTTCAACGTGAATACCCCGGATGATCTGACGCAGGCCGAGGCAATGCTATGA